Genomic window (Synergistes jonesii):
TGCGGCGTCTGCGTCGTGCACCAGACATCCAGGCGGCCGTTCTTATAATCCGCGACGGCGCCGTGGGTCTCCATCTGACACTGTTTAACACGAGGCAACTCAATGTCCGTTTCTACAACGTGATCGCAATTCTTGAAATGCTCTTCCAAATCGCCCTGGAAAACGTCTATATGCACGACGACCCCGCAGGCATTGTTTACTTCGGTCTTGCCGATCTCCGGATGAAGCGTGACAGCCTCGGGCTTGATGGCCTCAAGAGGATCGTAGACCGCCGGCAGTTCCTCATATTCTACCCTGATCAGCTTCACAGCCTGCTCTGCGATCGCTTCGCTCGTTGCGGCGACCGCGGCGACCTCGTCGCCGATGTAAAGGGGTTCGTTCGTGACGATATATTGGTCGCGGATCGGCTCCTCAGGCGGATTCGTGGTAACCATCGTAGCACTGGTATTAAAAGGGATGTGCTTCGTGTTCTCCCAGGTGATGATCGCTTTTACGCCGTGAAGCGCTTCCGCCTTGCTGGTGTCGATGGAGAGGACCTTAGCATGTGCGTAAGGGCTCCGGACAGCCTTAGCGTAAAGCATGTGAGGAAGATAGATATCCGCGGTAAACTTTCCGCAGCCGGTGACCTTGTCGTAACCATCGTTGCGGGGAATACTTTCACCTACATATGTTGTCATATCCGTTACCATCCTTTCCGCATACGCTCTGCTGCGGCGAGAACAGCTTCTTGGATTTTCTTATAGCCTGTGCAGCGGCATATATTTCCACCCAACGCTTCACGCACTTCAGTAGGCGTCGGGTTTGGATTCTCATCCAGAAGCGCCTTAGCCGACATGATCATGCCCGGTGTGCAGAAACCACACTGGACTGCGCCATGATTAATAAACTCTTCCTGAATCGGGTGAAGCTTGTCCCCCTCAGCCAGACCTTCGATTGTTTCTATAACCGCGCCATCCGCGCGCATTACCGGAACGAGACAACTCGTAACCGCCTTGCCGTTGAAAATAACCGTACAGGCGCCGCACTCGCCGCGTTTGCAGCCGATCTTGGTCCCTATCAGATGCAGCTCGTCGCGCAGGAAATCAGCAAGCCGCATATCCGGATCCACATCCGTTTCCATAAAAACGCCGTTCAGCGTAAATGAAATCTTCTCGCGCATACTCTTACCCCTCCTTCTCATATTTCACACCCAGCTGAGTCGCAATATCTTCCAGCGCGCGTCTGACAAGGATCGGAAGCGTCGCTTCACGATATTCCCTGCTGCCGCGAAGAGGGTTGCTTCTGGGCTTCGCGTCAAGGAGCGCCATATTGCCGGCTTCCGCCATATTCTTCCAGTTCAATTTTTTACCAGCCAGCCATTCTTCAGCATGGCGGGCGCGAACGGGCCCTACGCCGACCGGTCCCATCGTAATCCGCACCCAGTCCACTTCGCCGCCTGTCGCGCCGGCCATGGCCGCGACGTTCAGCATCGGCAGAGACAACGACTTTCTAAGCTCCAGACGGACATACGAAGAAGCCTCATTCTCCTTAGGCAGGGGGATACGGATTTCTTTTACCATCTCGTTGTGCGGATCGATGGCCGTACGGCCGAAGCCCGCGTACATCTCCTGCGTATTTAATTTCTTATCTTCCGCACCCTCTCTGGAAATCACATAGGCCGGATTCAAAGGAGCTACAGCCATGCCGCCGTCGGCGGCTGGCTGCGCGCTGACCACATTTCCGGTCAAAGTGGCGGAATTGCGTATTTGCAATGATCCAATGCAGCCGGTTCCCTTTGTCAGAGACAAGAAATACCTGCGCACCAGGGGGTTGTGCGTGATCTCCGTCAGCGTTGCCGACGCGCCGATCACAAGCTCGTCGCCCTCGATGCGTATCTCTTTCATTTCCGGGATCTGTGTTACATCGATCAGAACGTCTGCACTTATCTTCCCCTCTTCCATGTCTATGGT
Coding sequences:
- a CDS encoding FAD binding domain-containing protein; this encodes MKYVLAKSIGEALGALADAQGKGRVISGGTDLTIDMEEGKISADVLIDVTQIPEMKEIRIEGDELVIGASATLTEITHNPLVRRYFLSLTKGTGCIGSLQIRNSATLTGNVVSAQPAADGGMAVAPLNPAYVISREGAEDKKLNTQEMYAGFGRTAIDPHNEMVKEIRIPLPKENEASSYVRLELRKSLSLPMLNVAAMAGATGGEVDWVRITMGPVGVGPVRARHAEEWLAGKKLNWKNMAEAGNMALLDAKPRSNPLRGSREYREATLPILVRRALEDIATQLGVKYEKEG
- a CDS encoding (2Fe-2S)-binding protein — its product is MREKISFTLNGVFMETDVDPDMRLADFLRDELHLIGTKIGCKRGECGACTVIFNGKAVTSCLVPVMRADGAVIETIEGLAEGDKLHPIQEEFINHGAVQCGFCTPGMIMSAKALLDENPNPTPTEVREALGGNICRCTGYKKIQEAVLAAAERMRKGW